The following coding sequences lie in one Fimbriiglobus ruber genomic window:
- the rsmA gene encoding 16S rRNA (adenine(1518)-N(6)/adenine(1519)-N(6))-dimethyltransferase RsmA produces the protein MRPDEQIPILPAVGSEPPPEPPAPPPPPEEPAVRHPSPRQTLSYLRGLLQSHGLEPKSKLGQNFLIDLNLLDLTCRTAELGPEDAVLEVGTGTGSLTTLMADKAGCVFSVEVDKDIQRIARYFVGDRPNVHLFFGDALARKNELRAEMLAGWTELAARHGCTRRKLVANLPYVIATPIISNLLISDIPVDRMVVMVQWEIGERMQARPGTKDYNALSVLVQALADIEIVRKVLPTNFFPKPKVDSAIIMIRPNAEKRAKVGDVPRLRVFLRDLYVHRRKNLRQALSGWPTGPKSKADVDAKLAELGIDGSIRAEALDVEQHLRLCQVFG, from the coding sequence ATGCGACCGGACGAACAAATTCCGATCCTGCCCGCTGTCGGTTCCGAACCCCCACCCGAACCGCCCGCGCCGCCGCCTCCGCCCGAAGAGCCGGCGGTCCGGCACCCATCGCCGCGTCAGACGCTTTCGTACCTTCGTGGGCTGTTGCAAAGCCACGGGTTGGAGCCGAAGAGCAAGCTCGGGCAAAACTTCCTGATCGACCTCAATCTGCTCGACCTCACTTGCCGCACCGCGGAACTCGGCCCGGAAGACGCGGTTTTGGAAGTCGGCACGGGGACCGGCTCGCTCACGACTTTGATGGCGGACAAAGCCGGGTGCGTTTTTTCAGTCGAAGTCGACAAAGACATCCAGCGCATCGCCCGTTACTTCGTGGGCGACCGGCCGAACGTACACCTGTTCTTCGGCGACGCGCTGGCCCGGAAAAATGAACTCCGGGCCGAAATGCTCGCCGGTTGGACCGAGTTGGCCGCACGGCACGGCTGCACCCGGCGGAAACTCGTCGCCAATCTGCCATACGTCATCGCCACGCCGATCATTAGCAACCTGCTCATCAGCGACATCCCCGTCGATCGCATGGTGGTGATGGTGCAGTGGGAAATCGGCGAGCGGATGCAGGCCCGGCCGGGCACGAAGGATTACAACGCCCTGAGCGTTCTGGTTCAGGCTCTGGCGGACATCGAAATCGTTCGCAAAGTGCTGCCGACGAACTTCTTCCCCAAGCCCAAAGTGGATTCGGCCATAATTATGATTCGGCCGAACGCCGAAAAGCGGGCGAAAGTGGGCGATGTACCGCGGTTGCGAGTCTTCCTCCGCGACCTGTACGTACACCGGCGAAAGAACCTTCGGCAAGCTCTCTCGGGGTGGCCGACTGGGCCGAAGTCGAAGGCGGATGTCGACGCGAAACTCGCGGAACTGGGAATTGATGGCAGCATCAGGGCCGAAGCACTCGACGTGGAACAGCACCTGCGACTCTGTCAGGTTTTCGGGTAG
- a CDS encoding McrB family protein: MPSPRQVDPFGPLLDGFKNERESGGFRSVSGRASAIRDVAASWLCDTFLDTCPPHQLSEQLQAFYRAVVPLPWHVTNIARRAGLIRHGIVHLLRGRDPLPVRLARCVLPGGMYAVPGVGPAFWSAIAKATAPDKVPDWTPAVQEGLARLNLLADDGTSSGRLSSFASALSVYESRPDFSATDLDTFFARASGMRGRELGSVPDAQEPSKAIARALREVRSRVPLRKRATEFAQQHADYRAAFDAGRAAGDGAAMARVVWQLSGGTGDAPTVLVSQVSGEAWFNDLNCVLGTTDLSELVGGHAGLADSAAWYTAGVLHLLDPTRFPVWNDAAKRGLHLLDDAADPALAPLDQYWLYCVVAQGLREEYRVHPGELQAVLAALVDAARVEPAVTPAGQPASRFDGFCTDTFRFLAELSGHNQTGWMAAQRDRYRFVVREPLVELCTALAGRYVRPVLGGEYGWDLETDPRPGRTLASILKHGSGQPGPYSPVLRATFYPREPGRKRDDVQFFIRVDATGVSFGWELSRSARDAGRRFRKNVQELGEQLYAAVRATGAIDACTFATDPAATTTAPIRSAGDLREWASAKDLIAVRHLPADSPTLRADDLVGEILILFDRLVPFFAAAVEDDPLPILARRAGTLGARPTFGRSAFQAATYLSEVWLTRTLDLLRLKKQLVLQGVPGTGKTHVARSLARFLTGDRPENQRLVQFHPGYSYEEFVEGIRPRVIETNGRSEVSYPVEPGLLATFAARAEAHPSEPHVLVIDEINRGNLPRVFGELLFLLEYRDQEILLPYSKRPFRLPNNLYFVATMNPADRSAAGLDVALRRRFSFVEMAPDAALLARWLDAHSPADADPTFAPRAVRWFEEMNRKLARDAGPDRLVGHSYFMVPDLTADRLQVVWDHHVRPVLEDAFPGRPDRIRGFDPGRLASPRPIANSLGKIDEVG, from the coding sequence ATGCCGAGTCCGCGTCAGGTAGATCCGTTCGGTCCGTTGCTCGATGGCTTCAAAAACGAGCGGGAGAGCGGGGGCTTTCGTAGCGTCTCCGGGCGAGCGTCTGCGATCCGCGATGTCGCCGCCTCGTGGCTCTGCGACACTTTTCTCGATACTTGCCCGCCTCATCAACTTTCCGAGCAACTTCAGGCGTTTTACCGGGCTGTCGTGCCGTTGCCCTGGCATGTGACTAATATTGCTCGCCGGGCCGGTCTGATTCGCCACGGCATCGTCCACCTGTTGCGCGGTCGCGACCCACTTCCTGTCCGGTTGGCTCGCTGTGTGTTGCCCGGCGGGATGTATGCCGTGCCCGGTGTCGGGCCCGCGTTTTGGTCCGCAATCGCGAAGGCGACCGCCCCCGACAAAGTGCCCGATTGGACCCCAGCGGTTCAAGAGGGCTTGGCGCGGCTCAACCTCCTTGCGGACGACGGCACTTCATCCGGTCGGCTGTCGTCTTTCGCTTCCGCACTTTCCGTTTACGAATCCCGCCCCGATTTCTCGGCCACTGACCTGGACACGTTCTTCGCCCGCGCGTCGGGCATGCGGGGCCGCGAACTGGGTTCGGTTCCCGACGCGCAGGAGCCTTCCAAGGCGATCGCCCGCGCGCTCCGCGAGGTGCGGTCGCGGGTGCCGCTCAGGAAACGTGCGACGGAGTTCGCCCAGCAACACGCCGACTACCGGGCCGCGTTCGATGCGGGCCGCGCAGCCGGCGACGGTGCGGCGATGGCCAGAGTCGTCTGGCAGTTGAGCGGGGGCACGGGGGACGCGCCGACCGTACTCGTTTCGCAAGTCTCCGGAGAAGCGTGGTTCAACGACCTCAACTGTGTGCTGGGAACGACTGACCTGTCGGAACTCGTCGGCGGGCACGCTGGCCTGGCTGATTCCGCTGCATGGTACACGGCCGGCGTTCTTCACCTCCTCGACCCGACGCGATTCCCGGTTTGGAACGACGCCGCGAAGCGCGGGCTGCACCTCCTCGACGACGCGGCCGACCCAGCCCTCGCACCGCTCGACCAGTATTGGCTCTATTGTGTGGTCGCGCAAGGGCTCCGCGAGGAATACCGGGTCCATCCGGGCGAGTTGCAAGCGGTCCTTGCGGCGTTGGTCGACGCGGCCCGTGTTGAACCCGCTGTCACTCCGGCCGGGCAACCTGCGTCACGATTCGACGGGTTTTGCACGGACACATTCCGGTTCCTGGCGGAACTGTCCGGCCACAATCAGACTGGCTGGATGGCCGCGCAACGCGACCGCTATCGGTTTGTCGTCCGCGAACCGCTCGTCGAACTCTGCACGGCATTAGCCGGGCGGTACGTGCGGCCGGTTCTCGGCGGCGAATACGGCTGGGATCTGGAAACTGATCCCCGGCCCGGCCGCACACTGGCGAGCATCCTCAAGCACGGTTCCGGTCAGCCCGGTCCCTATTCGCCGGTCCTTCGGGCGACGTTCTACCCCCGCGAGCCGGGCCGTAAGCGGGACGACGTGCAATTCTTCATCCGCGTCGACGCGACGGGCGTATCGTTCGGCTGGGAGCTGTCCCGCTCGGCGCGGGACGCTGGCCGGCGGTTCCGCAAAAACGTGCAGGAACTTGGTGAACAGCTTTACGCGGCTGTTCGCGCGACCGGTGCAATCGACGCCTGCACGTTCGCGACCGACCCGGCCGCGACAACGACCGCCCCAATCCGGTCGGCCGGTGACTTGCGCGAGTGGGCGTCGGCCAAAGACTTGATCGCGGTCCGCCACTTGCCCGCCGATTCGCCGACGCTCCGAGCCGACGATCTTGTAGGCGAGATCCTGATTCTGTTCGACCGCCTCGTGCCGTTCTTCGCGGCGGCAGTCGAGGACGACCCGCTCCCGATCCTGGCACGTCGGGCCGGCACCCTCGGCGCCCGCCCGACGTTCGGTCGGTCGGCGTTCCAGGCCGCGACTTACTTGAGTGAAGTCTGGCTGACCCGCACGCTCGACCTGCTGCGCCTCAAGAAGCAACTCGTTCTGCAGGGCGTCCCCGGCACCGGGAAGACGCACGTCGCGCGATCTCTCGCCCGGTTTTTGACCGGCGACCGGCCCGAGAACCAACGGCTCGTGCAATTCCACCCGGGTTACAGCTACGAGGAGTTCGTGGAGGGAATTCGCCCGCGGGTCATCGAGACGAACGGGCGGAGCGAGGTGAGCTACCCGGTCGAGCCCGGCCTGCTCGCCACGTTCGCCGCGCGAGCCGAGGCGCACCCGTCCGAGCCGCACGTGCTGGTGATCGACGAGATCAACCGGGGCAACCTCCCGCGAGTTTTCGGCGAGTTACTGTTTCTGCTCGAATACCGCGACCAGGAAATCCTGCTCCCGTATTCCAAGCGGCCGTTCCGGTTGCCGAACAACCTCTATTTCGTGGCGACGATGAACCCCGCCGACCGCTCGGCGGCGGGCCTCGACGTGGCCCTGCGCCGGCGGTTTTCGTTCGTGGAGATGGCGCCGGACGCCGCGCTGCTGGCTCGCTGGCTCGACGCCCATTCGCCGGCCGACGCGGATCCGACGTTCGCCCCGCGGGCCGTCCGGTGGTTCGAGGAGATGAACCGCAAACTCGCCCGGGACGCCGGCCCCGACCGGCTCGTCGGGCACAGCTATTTCATGGTCCCCGACCTGACCGCCGACCGCCTCCAGGTCGTCTGGGATCACCACGTCCGCCCGGTGCTGGAGGACGCCTTCCCCGGCCGCCCGGACCGCATCCGCGGGTTCGACCCGGGCCGCCTCGCCAGTCCTCGTCCGATCGCTAATTCCTTGGGAAAAATCGACGAAGTGGGATAG
- a CDS encoding McrC family protein: protein MTRPHRIIVVTERRPVIRRLPWADIDDLLRSFRPLVDIVPTFTRGEYRLTPRGHVGVFHTTNLTWHVRPKIGWTGFRFLLGEDIPARAGGPTQREADWPAELATLVAHRLAVLMYERATAGLLRGYAERETVSDTVRGRIDLGRQTREAGRIVHRFHLIEDEFTTDIAWNQIPVTVAHDLLQRIGLAPDVRLLLTRAVDLYPGVTRLSRLTPESFGRLVYDPRTTAYRPLIELCRLVDTSPGPASASDNEVAHKTSLLLNLEQLFQQHVTRILSQSTRLPAGWTVNPTPPVVLRSSSGTGDLELLPDLLVADAAGGTRGVWDVKWKRLAETGPEPADAHQALGYAAATGSRVAGLIYPGRRFAVRSYSADGGVRLFVVTHRVAGTAVRLDQGIDRLVRLVFTTGNGPAAL, encoded by the coding sequence TTGACCCGACCCCACCGAATCATTGTCGTCACCGAGCGCCGCCCGGTCATACGGCGACTACCCTGGGCGGACATCGACGATTTGCTCCGCTCGTTTCGCCCCCTCGTTGACATCGTGCCCACCTTCACGCGCGGCGAATACCGGCTCACCCCACGCGGCCACGTCGGTGTTTTCCACACGACCAACTTGACCTGGCACGTCCGCCCGAAGATCGGGTGGACGGGGTTTCGATTCCTCCTGGGAGAAGACATTCCCGCCCGAGCGGGCGGCCCCACGCAGCGCGAGGCGGACTGGCCGGCTGAGCTGGCAACGCTCGTCGCACACCGTCTTGCCGTGCTGATGTACGAACGCGCAACGGCTGGTTTGCTCCGCGGGTACGCCGAGCGCGAGACGGTCTCCGATACCGTCCGCGGCCGCATCGACCTCGGCCGTCAGACGCGCGAAGCCGGCCGTATCGTCCATCGGTTCCACCTGATCGAAGACGAGTTCACGACTGACATCGCTTGGAACCAGATCCCCGTCACCGTGGCACATGACCTGTTACAAAGAATTGGTCTCGCGCCAGACGTGCGCCTCTTGCTCACGCGGGCTGTTGACCTTTACCCTGGCGTCACGCGGCTATCCAGGCTCACGCCCGAATCGTTCGGGCGACTCGTTTACGACCCGCGGACCACGGCGTACCGGCCGCTCATTGAGCTATGCCGACTCGTCGATACCTCGCCAGGGCCAGCCTCCGCTTCAGATAACGAGGTCGCCCACAAAACCAGTCTGTTGCTTAACTTGGAACAACTGTTCCAACAACACGTCACCAGAATTCTGAGCCAATCAACTCGTTTGCCGGCGGGCTGGACCGTCAACCCGACTCCGCCTGTCGTGCTGCGATCGTCATCGGGCACGGGCGATCTCGAACTCTTGCCCGACTTGCTCGTCGCGGACGCGGCAGGCGGGACACGTGGCGTTTGGGACGTGAAATGGAAGCGGCTCGCGGAAACCGGTCCGGAACCGGCGGACGCCCATCAAGCCCTCGGGTACGCGGCCGCCACCGGCTCCCGGGTCGCCGGCCTGATTTACCCGGGTCGGCGGTTTGCCGTCCGCAGCTACTCGGCCGACGGTGGGGTGAGGCTTTTCGTCGTAACACACCGAGTTGCGGGCACGGCCGTCCGCCTCGATCAAGGGATCGACCGCCTCGTACGGCTCGTTTTTACGACCGGGAATGGTCCGGCGGCTCTGTGA
- a CDS encoding HNH endonuclease: MNAGHYTALDASVLVLNKMFMAVHVISVRRAFCLLCKELAEVVLLEEGQYVSYDFSTWAEVSAYRAKHFRKEEDDWVRTANAEIQAPRVIRLLDYDKVPRQTVKFNRRNIFARDNNQCQFCGKKFPTSELSLDHVIPRSQGGQTTWDNIVCACVDCNVRKGGRTPRQANMTLIRKPEKPKRSPVLNMKMSQKKYQSWQSFLDSAYWSVELK, translated from the coding sequence ATGAATGCCGGACATTACACGGCGCTGGACGCGAGTGTGTTGGTCCTGAACAAGATGTTCATGGCCGTCCACGTAATCAGCGTCCGGCGGGCGTTCTGCCTGTTGTGCAAGGAACTCGCCGAGGTCGTACTCCTCGAAGAAGGCCAGTACGTCTCGTATGACTTCTCGACGTGGGCCGAGGTGAGCGCGTACCGGGCCAAGCACTTCCGCAAGGAAGAGGACGACTGGGTCCGCACCGCGAACGCCGAGATCCAGGCCCCGCGGGTGATCCGCCTGCTGGACTACGACAAGGTTCCGCGGCAGACGGTGAAGTTCAACCGGCGGAACATCTTCGCCCGGGACAACAACCAGTGCCAGTTCTGCGGGAAGAAGTTCCCGACCTCCGAACTGAGCCTGGACCACGTGATCCCGCGGAGCCAGGGCGGGCAGACGACCTGGGACAACATCGTGTGCGCCTGCGTCGACTGCAACGTCCGGAAGGGCGGGCGGACGCCGCGGCAGGCGAACATGACGCTCATCCGCAAGCCGGAGAAGCCGAAGCGGAGCCCGGTCCTGAACATGAAGATGAGCCAGAAGAAGTACCAGTCCTGGCAGTCGTTCCTCGACAGTGCCTACTGGTCCGTCGAACTGAAGTAA
- a CDS encoding transposase, with protein sequence MASPPRPAPPIEGPTPRRRRRLPPHPLLRRPKKSDRELYRCKPERGTTRFHAYATVCVVEAGWRFTLALTYVRKKDKPTEVLTRLWAEVKQLEIACKTALLDRYFFTVPVMTWLQNQNLPFIIPVVMRGRKPKPGRQAKGMRACRRWKAGSHKYTHHAGAESVEFRLIITYKSHVNRNKKRVNKKLFFATWKVRLSPTDARQRYRKRFGIEASYRQLNQSRARTSSRDPRYRLLLVGLSLFLRNVWQWLVRLAIPTKKRGQKAMRAGMKAKPPRYRDVLDDFLAYLQKATQELDSSPHTG encoded by the coding sequence ATTGCTTCGCCTCCCCGTCCTGCGCCCCCAATTGAAGGGCCGACGCCTCGACGTCGCCGTCGATTACCACCTCATCCCCTATTACGGCGCCCCAAAAAAAGTGACCGGGAACTGTATCGTTGCAAGCCCGAACGCGGCACCACGCGATTTCATGCCTATGCCACGGTCTGCGTGGTCGAGGCGGGTTGGCGTTTTACACTGGCGTTGACGTACGTTCGCAAAAAGGACAAGCCCACGGAAGTGCTCACCCGCTTGTGGGCCGAGGTGAAACAACTCGAAATCGCCTGTAAAACGGCTCTTCTGGACCGTTACTTCTTCACCGTGCCGGTGATGACGTGGCTCCAGAATCAGAACCTCCCGTTCATCATTCCCGTGGTCATGCGTGGTCGCAAGCCGAAGCCAGGCCGCCAAGCCAAGGGGATGCGGGCGTGCCGGCGTTGGAAAGCGGGATCGCACAAGTACACGCACCACGCGGGCGCCGAATCGGTCGAATTCCGATTGATCATCACCTACAAGTCTCATGTCAATCGCAACAAGAAGCGCGTGAACAAGAAGCTATTTTTCGCCACCTGGAAAGTCCGGTTGTCGCCGACGGACGCTCGGCAGAGGTATCGGAAGCGCTTTGGGATCGAAGCGAGTTATCGCCAGTTGAACCAGTCGCGAGCGAGAACGTCGTCGCGGGACCCGCGGTATCGTCTGTTGCTGGTCGGCCTGTCGCTGTTCTTGCGAAACGTGTGGCAATGGTTGGTGCGTCTGGCCATTCCGACGAAAAAGCGTGGTCAAAAAGCCATGCGAGCGGGCATGAAGGCAAAGCCACCAAGGTATCGCGATGTCCTCGACGACTTTCTCGCCTACCTGCAGAAAGCGACACAAGAGCTTGACTCGTCACCACATACGGGATGA
- a CDS encoding DUF4198 domain-containing protein yields the protein MRRMLVCLLVVLALTVPVQAHFFFIIPGDATRQTVHMVFSDSPTPDKAANADFATAGQFWTLDAAGQKLLVSPRSVGDGWFEFPDSANTARELHGMIEYGVVQRGQPEPALIIHHPKAIIGPVRPQTGTADRNAPAALEITPVVQLAGIAFQATANGQPLRSTELLVMAPDDKRPRAIKTNADGITPTFEKSGQYAVRCYVAETKDGEYQGRTYKQIRRYATLVARFDGAK from the coding sequence ATGCGGCGCATGCTGGTTTGTCTGCTGGTGGTGTTGGCGTTGACCGTCCCGGTTCAGGCCCACTTCTTCTTCATCATCCCCGGCGACGCGACGCGGCAGACGGTCCACATGGTCTTTAGCGACAGTCCCACGCCCGACAAGGCGGCGAACGCCGATTTCGCGACGGCGGGTCAGTTCTGGACACTCGATGCGGCAGGCCAAAAACTCCTGGTCAGCCCGAGGTCTGTCGGCGACGGCTGGTTCGAGTTTCCGGACAGCGCGAACACGGCCCGCGAACTCCACGGGATGATCGAATACGGCGTCGTCCAGCGGGGCCAGCCGGAGCCGGCCCTCATCATTCACCACCCCAAGGCGATCATCGGACCCGTCCGGCCCCAAACCGGCACAGCCGATCGAAATGCTCCCGCGGCCCTGGAGATCACCCCGGTCGTGCAACTGGCGGGCATCGCGTTCCAGGCCACGGCGAACGGCCAACCGCTCCGCTCCACCGAACTCCTGGTCATGGCTCCCGACGACAAACGCCCCCGCGCGATCAAGACCAACGCCGACGGCATCACGCCGACGTTCGAGAAATCCGGCCAATACGCGGTCCGCTGCTACGTCGCCGAAACCAAGGACGGCGAATACCAGGGCCGCACGTACAAGCAGATCCGGCGGTACGCCACGCTCGTCGCCCGGTTCGACGGGGCCAAGTGA
- a CDS encoding DUF447 domain-containing protein — MILEGLVTTISPDGTPRLAPMGPKVESDMSRFLLRPFPTSQTYQNLLKHGEGVLHTTDDALMMAKAAVGAVGSFPPARAASVVRGSVLTGACRYFEFRVRSIDTSEPRVRIEAEVVATGVLREFFGFNRAKHAVIEAAILATRLTLLPREEIEAEFRKLRVIVEKTGGPDEFEAMTFLEAHTQHHYSAEAAR, encoded by the coding sequence ATGATCCTCGAAGGCCTCGTTACGACGATCAGCCCGGACGGCACGCCCCGCCTCGCACCGATGGGGCCGAAGGTCGAATCGGACATGAGCCGGTTTCTTCTCCGACCGTTTCCAACTTCGCAAACGTATCAAAATCTGCTGAAACACGGCGAAGGCGTGCTACACACGACCGACGACGCCCTCATGATGGCCAAGGCCGCGGTCGGGGCGGTGGGTTCGTTTCCACCGGCGCGGGCGGCCAGCGTGGTGCGAGGATCGGTGCTAACGGGCGCGTGCCGATATTTCGAGTTCCGGGTGCGGTCGATCGACACGTCCGAACCGCGGGTGAGGATCGAAGCCGAGGTCGTGGCAACGGGCGTATTGCGCGAGTTCTTCGGGTTCAACCGGGCGAAGCACGCGGTCATCGAGGCGGCGATTCTCGCCACGCGGCTCACCTTGCTGCCGCGGGAAGAAATCGAGGCCGAGTTTCGTAAATTGCGAGTAATCGTCGAGAAAACCGGCGGCCCGGACGAGTTCGAAGCCATGACGTTTCTGGAAGCACATACCCAGCATCATTACTCCGCGGAGGCTGCGCGATGA
- a CDS encoding MlaE family ABC transporter permease — MRFVTALFDALARVGDWAYFFARATFASAAAVVHPTYWLRPLHGVLVGGLPLACVLGLALGVVMWAHTRGVLARTSPGAVDYLPTFLAAAVLLELSPIGAGLIVAARTGASLGAELAAMRVNEQVDALELLGVSPLRRLVGPRVLACIVATPLLHVLITILALGSGYVAEAIAGQTTWLKYQNALLQELRLDEVIPAGLKTVVFGALVGATGCFVGLRAEGGSEGVGKATTDSVVVCSLLVLAADVFLVGLIRFVFG, encoded by the coding sequence ATGCGTTTTGTCACGGCTCTGTTCGACGCTCTCGCCCGCGTGGGCGACTGGGCCTATTTCTTCGCCCGCGCCACGTTCGCATCGGCGGCGGCCGTCGTTCACCCGACATACTGGCTGCGCCCTTTGCACGGCGTACTGGTCGGCGGTCTGCCGCTCGCGTGCGTACTCGGGTTGGCCCTCGGCGTCGTGATGTGGGCCCACACCCGCGGCGTCCTCGCGCGGACTAGCCCCGGGGCGGTCGACTACCTGCCCACGTTCCTCGCCGCGGCGGTGTTGCTCGAGCTCTCCCCGATTGGGGCGGGGCTCATTGTCGCCGCACGCACGGGTGCGAGTCTGGGGGCGGAACTGGCGGCCATGCGCGTCAACGAGCAAGTCGACGCCCTCGAACTGCTCGGCGTTTCTCCGCTCCGACGGCTCGTCGGCCCGCGCGTGCTGGCGTGCATCGTCGCCACGCCACTGCTACACGTACTCATCACGATTCTCGCCCTCGGCAGCGGCTATGTGGCCGAGGCGATCGCGGGGCAGACGACGTGGCTGAAATACCAGAACGCATTGCTTCAGGAACTTCGCCTTGATGAGGTCATCCCGGCCGGTTTGAAAACCGTCGTCTTCGGCGCGCTGGTCGGGGCGACCGGATGCTTCGTCGGCTTACGCGCGGAAGGCGGCTCCGAAGGCGTCGGCAAAGCCACGACCGATAGCGTCGTCGTCTGCTCGTTACTCGTGCTGGCCGCGGATGTGTTCCTGGTGGGGTTAATCCGGTTCGTGTTTGGATGA
- a CDS encoding class I SAM-dependent methyltransferase, which produces MLPRVLEPEVMDTAEEARDYDDMDHAAVNRVFVTDFLSFRPDASGTILDLGTGTAQIPIEFCRRAAKVNIVAVDAAEQMLAVAARNVASAGLQERIRLDHIDAKKLPYPDGTFPAVVSNSIVHHIPDPTAVFAEIARVCARGGAIFVRDLLRPDDEVTLNHLVDTYAAGANQHQRQMFAESLRAALTLAEVRAIVAQFGFPTESVTQTTDRHWTWAAVNN; this is translated from the coding sequence ATGCTGCCGCGCGTACTCGAACCCGAAGTGATGGATACGGCGGAAGAGGCCCGGGACTACGATGACATGGACCACGCGGCCGTCAACCGCGTCTTCGTGACCGACTTCCTGTCGTTCCGCCCTGATGCGAGCGGCACCATCCTTGACCTGGGCACCGGCACGGCTCAGATACCAATCGAGTTTTGTCGAAGGGCCGCGAAAGTCAATATCGTAGCGGTCGACGCGGCCGAACAAATGCTGGCCGTGGCCGCTCGAAACGTCGCGTCGGCCGGTCTCCAGGAACGCATCCGCCTCGATCACATCGACGCGAAAAAATTGCCTTACCCCGACGGAACATTTCCCGCGGTCGTCTCCAACAGCATCGTTCACCACATCCCCGATCCGACGGCCGTGTTCGCGGAAATAGCGCGCGTCTGCGCCCGCGGCGGCGCGATCTTCGTCCGCGATCTTTTGCGACCAGACGACGAAGTGACGCTCAACCATCTTGTTGACACTTACGCCGCGGGAGCCAACCAGCACCAGCGACAGATGTTCGCGGAGTCACTCCGGGCGGCGTTAACGCTGGCTGAAGTCCGGGCGATTGTGGCACAGTTCGGTTTCCCGACCGAAAGCGTGACGCAAACGACCGACCGGCACTGGACCTGGGCTGCTGTGAACAATTAG
- a CDS encoding MarR family winged helix-turn-helix transcriptional regulator, translated as MGHERDAIDRLINDWRAARPDLDPSPLELVGRVIVLATYLERGVDKALAVHGLTLGQFDILATLRRNATTGGLTPKQLLRSVMLSSGGMTSRLDRIESEGWVVRKADPTDRRGVVVELTPKGRKVIDAATATRFDQAEAAIPPLTSGERRTLTELLRKWLQQLTVMSSLEAGA; from the coding sequence ATGGGACACGAACGCGACGCGATCGACCGGCTCATCAACGACTGGCGGGCGGCCCGGCCGGACCTCGACCCGTCTCCACTCGAATTAGTCGGCCGCGTGATCGTGCTGGCCACGTATCTGGAGCGGGGCGTGGACAAAGCCCTGGCCGTACACGGGCTCACCCTCGGCCAGTTCGACATCCTGGCCACCCTTCGCCGGAACGCCACGACCGGCGGGCTGACGCCGAAACAACTCCTGCGGAGCGTCATGCTCTCGTCCGGCGGGATGACCAGCCGGCTCGACCGCATCGAATCCGAGGGCTGGGTGGTCCGAAAGGCCGACCCGACGGACCGCCGTGGCGTTGTGGTGGAACTGACTCCCAAGGGGCGAAAGGTGATCGACGCGGCGACCGCCACGCGGTTCGATCAGGCTGAGGCGGCGATCCCACCGCTCACATCGGGCGAACGGCGCACACTCACCGAGCTTCTGCGGAAGTGGTTACAACAACTCACCGTGATGAGTAGCCTCGAAGCGGGGGCGTGA